A genomic segment from Candidatus Acidulodesulfobacterium acidiphilum encodes:
- a CDS encoding sulfurtransferase TusA family protein, giving the protein MSEYKQNEELNIKGEICPFTFVKSKLVLEKMKKGEILRVIVDYEPAIRNVPRSMEEQGHKVLSINKINDTDYEIIVEKDGKK; this is encoded by the coding sequence ATGTCTGAATATAAACAAAACGAAGAATTAAACATTAAAGGCGAGATATGTCCATTTACTTTCGTTAAATCCAAACTTGTTTTAGAAAAAATGAAAAAAGGCGAAATTTTAAGGGTAATAGTGGATTACGAACCTGCAATAAGAAACGTCCCGCGTTCTATGGAAGAACAGGGTCATAAGGTCTTATCCATAAATAAAATTAACGATACGGATTACGAAATTATCGTGGAAAAAGATGGAAAAAAATAA
- a CDS encoding PLP-dependent cysteine synthase family protein — protein MEKNKSPFNIYDIFNSASNIGGTGIVLLNKIINTSSHGSKLYAKLEGLNPGGSVKDRPALYMIKNAVEKGLIKENTSIIDSSSGNTGISYAMIGALLGIKVKIYAPSNMSEERKKIMRLYGAELILTPAEESHDGAIKRASDEYERGGKDMYYMPDQYNNPFNPISHYETTAVEILKQTGGNIDYFATGIGTGGTILGVGKRLKEYDDKIKVIAVVPDNEMHGIEGWKYNYSLNFEGFDADKIIDDVVKVDTEGSYAALKRLVKDEGILCGFSSGANVYGILKLTAKYKGNFATVLPDTGSRYLSTRVFSEF, from the coding sequence ATGGAAAAAAATAAGTCGCCTTTTAATATTTACGATATTTTTAATTCTGCTTCAAATATAGGCGGTACGGGGATAGTCCTGTTAAATAAAATAATTAATACTTCGTCTCACGGATCAAAATTATACGCGAAGCTTGAAGGTTTAAACCCCGGCGGCTCCGTAAAAGACAGGCCTGCTCTTTATATGATAAAAAACGCCGTAGAAAAAGGTTTAATTAAAGAAAATACGTCTATAATCGATTCGTCATCGGGAAATACCGGTATTTCATATGCAATGATAGGCGCGCTCCTCGGCATAAAAGTTAAAATTTACGCTCCTTCAAATATGAGCGAAGAAAGAAAAAAGATAATGCGTCTTTACGGAGCCGAATTAATACTTACTCCTGCCGAAGAAAGCCACGACGGAGCCATAAAACGCGCATCCGACGAATATGAAAGAGGCGGCAAAGATATGTATTATATGCCCGACCAGTACAATAATCCTTTTAACCCTATATCGCATTACGAAACTACCGCCGTCGAAATCCTAAAGCAGACAGGAGGAAATATCGATTATTTCGCCACAGGCATAGGAACAGGCGGAACTATTCTTGGAGTAGGTAAAAGACTTAAAGAATATGACGATAAAATAAAAGTTATCGCAGTCGTTCCGGACAACGAAATGCACGGCATAGAAGGCTGGAAGTACAACTATTCTTTAAATTTCGAAGGATTCGACGCCGATAAAATAATCGACGACGTTGTTAAAGTCGATACGGAGGGCAGTTACGCCGCCTTAAAAAGACTCGTTAAAGACGAAGGGATTTTATGCGGTTTTTCTTCAGGCGCAAACGTTTACGGAATACTTAAACTTACGGCAAAATATAAAGGTAATTTCGCAACCGTACTTCCAGACACGGGTTCAAGATATCTTTCTACGAGAGTTTTTTCCGAGTTTTAA
- a CDS encoding DUF87 domain-containing protein: MLELFAKSDLMGIFKGSVESGYEFSAEVVTPYDARMLERPQLGQFLLIELANPMEASLARITNFAPAGLLSSVEGEDYIMALQKRGQTVPDDLKKDKLKYKVQIKLLGAVKIAQTENQSSDKIIFIPSLRRIPHLGAKVSLPSDAVLRELCSLSQGETDLGNYVLGEFIYSGKSENLNQGGKDYISNFQYIEPNLNVKFNINNLVSKRSVVFARAGYGKSNLIKFLISELYKENGKYALTDKNKKVGTLIFDPDGEYFWPDNKDRPGLCDVPHLKDNIAVFTNRKSINTYYGSWKAGNVKLNIKSLMPRDVIGIAISPDRQEQQNIIKLKSLKKEQWIELVDIIERDRMQADEKKIARIMGYNKEAVSGQSAEISAAKSNMYNLVSHLHDPNSRLIEEVETLLREGRVVIVDISLLSSTAGYNVAGLIIRNIFNYNQENFTGDGSSIPVIAIIEEAQSVLGKSLSETSPFVEWVKEGRKYDLGAIMVTQQPGSIAPEILSQSDNWFVFHVLSEGDASVLNRYNSFYSKDIILNIINEPIIGNCYMWSAPIQPFVLPVRIRSFESLYKKYIVKEDNRESREKYENSPALLVVKRAQERLKLMAEKIFERIKSELKNNKFKTQDFRDKNKIGIYQGRLYYIVKEFKEKEEFKDEIRKEDDLYIPLFSCIFDCSEDEIEILEGVHFMNGKEESKPFVCVPVDKWNEKMK; the protein is encoded by the coding sequence ATGCTTGAACTGTTTGCAAAATCTGATTTAATGGGTATATTTAAGGGTTCAGTCGAATCGGGCTATGAATTTTCCGCCGAAGTCGTAACTCCTTACGATGCTCGTATGCTTGAAAGGCCACAGTTGGGTCAATTTTTATTAATAGAGCTTGCTAATCCTATGGAGGCTTCTCTTGCCAGAATAACTAATTTTGCTCCGGCAGGACTTCTTTCGTCGGTAGAAGGCGAAGATTATATTATGGCTCTTCAAAAAAGAGGACAAACCGTACCAGATGATTTAAAAAAAGATAAATTGAAATACAAGGTTCAGATTAAACTTCTTGGAGCGGTTAAAATTGCCCAGACCGAAAATCAATCGAGCGATAAAATTATTTTTATACCGTCGTTGCGCAGAATACCGCATCTTGGGGCGAAAGTTTCCCTTCCCAGCGATGCAGTATTGCGGGAGTTATGCTCTTTGAGCCAAGGAGAAACCGATTTAGGCAATTACGTGCTTGGTGAATTTATTTATTCAGGAAAAAGCGAAAATCTAAACCAGGGCGGCAAAGATTATATTTCTAATTTTCAGTATATCGAGCCTAACCTCAACGTAAAATTTAATATAAATAATCTGGTTTCTAAAAGGTCCGTCGTATTTGCAAGGGCGGGTTACGGTAAGTCGAATCTCATAAAGTTTTTAATTTCGGAACTTTATAAAGAAAACGGAAAGTATGCTTTAACAGACAAAAATAAAAAAGTAGGAACGCTAATATTTGACCCCGACGGCGAATATTTTTGGCCAGATAATAAGGATAGGCCGGGTTTGTGCGACGTGCCGCACCTTAAGGACAATATTGCGGTTTTTACGAACAGAAAATCTATAAATACATATTACGGCAGTTGGAAGGCGGGAAACGTTAAACTAAATATTAAGTCGCTTATGCCCAGAGACGTTATAGGTATAGCAATTTCTCCAGATAGGCAAGAGCAGCAAAACATTATTAAATTAAAAAGCCTTAAAAAAGAACAGTGGATAGAACTTGTAGATATTATAGAAAGAGATAGAATGCAGGCGGACGAAAAAAAGATAGCCAGGATTATGGGTTACAACAAAGAAGCCGTCTCCGGTCAGTCCGCCGAAATTAGCGCGGCAAAAAGCAATATGTATAATCTTGTAAGCCATTTGCACGACCCTAACAGCAGGCTGATAGAAGAAGTCGAAACTTTGCTGAGAGAAGGCAGGGTAGTAATAGTCGATATTAGCTTGCTTAGCTCGACTGCAGGCTATAACGTGGCGGGGCTTATAATTAGGAATATATTTAATTATAATCAGGAAAATTTTACCGGAGACGGCTCTTCTATTCCTGTTATAGCGATAATAGAGGAGGCTCAAAGCGTTTTGGGCAAATCCCTTTCCGAAACAAGTCCTTTCGTAGAATGGGTTAAAGAAGGCCGCAAATATGATTTGGGTGCTATTATGGTTACTCAGCAGCCCGGTTCGATTGCTCCGGAAATATTAAGCCAGTCGGACAACTGGTTTGTTTTTCACGTTTTATCGGAAGGAGACGCATCCGTTTTAAATAGATATAATTCTTTTTATTCAAAAGATATTATTTTAAATATTATAAACGAACCTATAATCGGAAACTGCTATATGTGGAGCGCTCCTATTCAGCCTTTTGTTCTGCCTGTCAGAATACGCAGTTTTGAAAGTCTTTATAAAAAATATATAGTAAAAGAAGATAATCGGGAAAGTCGGGAAAAATATGAAAATTCACCTGCGTTGCTTGTAGTAAAAAGAGCTCAAGAACGATTAAAATTAATGGCGGAAAAAATATTCGAACGTATAAAAAGTGAATTAAAAAACAATAAGTTTAAAACTCAAGACTTTCGCGATAAAAATAAAATAGGAATTTATCAGGGCAGATTATATTATATAGTTAAAGAATTTAAAGAAAAAGAAGAGTTTAAAGACGAAATAAGGAAAGAAGACGATTTATACATACCTTTATTTAGCTGTATATTCGACTGCAGCGAAGACGAAATTGAAATATTGGAAGGCGTGCATTTTATGAACGGCAAAGAAGAATCAAAACCTTTCGTATGCGTTCCCGTCGATAAATGGAATGAAAAAATGAAATAA
- the moeB gene encoding molybdopterin-synthase adenylyltransferase MoeB: MKLNFTEEQIKRYARHIILPEVGGEGQEKLLSSKVLLIGAGGLGAPCGYYLGAAGIGTLGIVDYDTVDLSNLQRQIWHGTADVGRYKVDSAKDSIERINPDVKVITYKEGININNIKDLIKEYDVIIDATDNFPTRYLINDACHFMKKPLVYGSIFRFDGQATVFLPDEGPCYRCLFPTPPPAGLVPSCQEAGVLGVLPGVIGAIQANEAIKIILGIGQTLNGRLLIYDALDIKFTEMKLRQDKTCPLCGENPTVFELIEYGDLCEFKN, encoded by the coding sequence ATAAAATTGAATTTTACCGAAGAACAGATTAAAAGATATGCAAGGCATATTATACTTCCGGAAGTCGGAGGCGAAGGACAGGAAAAACTGCTTTCTTCCAAAGTCCTGCTTATAGGAGCTGGAGGATTGGGTGCGCCCTGCGGATATTACCTCGGAGCGGCGGGAATTGGCACTCTCGGAATAGTCGATTACGATACCGTCGATTTATCTAATCTTCAAAGACAGATTTGGCACGGAACCGCAGACGTTGGAAGGTACAAAGTAGATTCGGCAAAAGATTCCATCGAACGCATAAACCCGGACGTAAAAGTTATTACCTATAAAGAAGGCATAAATATAAACAACATTAAAGATTTAATAAAAGAATACGACGTAATAATAGACGCTACCGATAATTTTCCTACGAGATATTTAATAAACGACGCCTGCCATTTTATGAAAAAACCTTTAGTTTACGGTTCTATTTTCAGGTTCGACGGTCAGGCTACGGTATTTTTGCCGGATGAAGGTCCCTGCTACAGATGTCTTTTTCCGACTCCTCCTCCTGCGGGACTTGTACCGAGCTGTCAGGAAGCGGGAGTTCTCGGCGTTCTTCCAGGCGTAATAGGCGCTATCCAGGCAAACGAAGCAATTAAAATAATACTCGGTATCGGTCAAACCTTAAACGGAAGGCTTCTTATTTACGACGCTCTGGATATAAAATTTACCGAAATGAAACTAAGGCAGGATAAGACTTGTCCGCTTTGCGGCGAAAATCCTACCGTTTTTGAGTTAATAGAATACGGCGATTTGTGCGAATTTAAAAATTAA
- a CDS encoding DUF4338 domain-containing protein yields MSFDDNLYNPAAIPTLIQTGEIENQPDLPECGHSELENEIVSSLCSDISSLGFKFSYENGKFEFDDINSDLKNKDFIRNLMLPRKEEIILKNTDFIQKNKDIFIKNLAHGDDCLNSDISPVMEVCETQKQRDLFRLLRYTWSSPYSEYVGRRIKFIIRDAGVKYKPVIGIAALGSSIIRIPERDDFIGWNTETKNKNLVYCMDLYVCGAVPPYSYLLGGKLISYMMASKEVLKIFKNKYLTQTTIINKRNASNLAAIFTTSLYGKSSQYNRIKYKNLLLYQRIGSTKGYGTFQFSRHTNELLKDLLKLKEGKVGYKFGDGPNYKFRFIKKALKFLENYGLNSDFILNHSIKRDIYYVPLAYNSLDFLNGRSEELEYFNYKIDDLIEYWKKRWLYGRKNNPDVIDNVASFSPKNFSLL; encoded by the coding sequence ATGTCTTTTGACGATAATCTTTATAATCCTGCTGCTATACCGACGTTAATCCAAACCGGCGAAATTGAAAATCAGCCTGACTTACCGGAATGCGGCCATTCCGAATTAGAAAATGAAATAGTTTCTTCTCTTTGCAGCGATATTTCATCTTTGGGTTTTAAATTTTCATACGAAAACGGAAAATTTGAATTTGACGACATAAATTCCGATTTAAAAAATAAAGATTTTATAAGAAATTTAATGCTCCCCAGAAAAGAAGAGATTATACTAAAAAATACCGATTTTATTCAAAAAAACAAGGATATATTCATAAAAAATCTTGCGCATGGAGACGACTGCCTTAATTCCGACATATCGCCGGTTATGGAGGTATGCGAAACGCAAAAACAAAGAGATCTGTTTAGACTGCTTAGATATACTTGGTCTAGCCCTTACAGTGAATATGTCGGAAGAAGAATCAAATTTATCATAAGGGATGCAGGCGTGAAATATAAACCCGTTATCGGCATTGCGGCTCTGGGCAGTTCTATAATAAGAATACCGGAAAGAGACGATTTTATAGGTTGGAATACGGAAACTAAAAATAAAAATTTAGTCTATTGCATGGATTTATACGTGTGCGGAGCAGTTCCTCCATACTCTTATCTTCTGGGCGGTAAATTGATTTCTTATATGATGGCTTCCAAAGAAGTACTGAAAATTTTTAAAAATAAATATTTAACTCAGACTACGATAATAAATAAAAGAAATGCTTCAAATCTTGCCGCAATTTTCACGACAAGTTTATACGGTAAAAGTTCTCAATACAACAGGATAAAATATAAAAACCTGCTGCTATATCAAAGAATAGGCAGTACCAAAGGTTACGGCACTTTTCAATTTTCTAGGCATACAAACGAACTTTTAAAAGATTTATTAAAACTTAAAGAAGGAAAGGTTGGATATAAATTTGGAGACGGACCAAATTATAAATTTAGATTCATAAAAAAAGCGTTAAAATTTTTAGAAAACTATGGATTAAATTCCGATTTTATTTTAAATCATTCTATTAAAAGAGACATATATTATGTTCCGCTAGCATATAATTCTTTGGATTTTTTAAACGGACGCAGCGAAGAGTTGGAATATTTCAATTATAAAATCGACGATCTTATAGAATATTGGAAAAAAAGATGGCTTTACGGCAGGAAAAACAATCCCGACGTCATAGATAACGTAGCGTCGTTTTCTCCTAAAAATTTTAGCTTATTATAA
- a CDS encoding M67 family peptidase has protein sequence MAIIIPKNELEIIKKHAADIFPYEACGGLLGKIDGENKIIVKAYPAENRYGKITWDSFEIEPKDILEMDKFCMKENLDILGFYHTHPNHPAIPSNFDVNASWPFYSYVILSVKGNAPENVADVKSYLMPDRTSAPTEEEVIIS, from the coding sequence ATGGCTATTATAATTCCGAAAAACGAACTGGAAATAATAAAAAAACATGCGGCGGATATTTTCCCTTATGAAGCTTGCGGAGGACTTCTCGGAAAAATTGACGGAGAAAACAAAATTATCGTAAAAGCCTATCCTGCGGAAAACCGTTACGGAAAAATTACCTGGGACAGTTTTGAGATAGAACCTAAAGATATATTAGAAATGGATAAATTTTGTATGAAAGAAAACCTCGATATTCTTGGATTTTACCATACCCACCCCAATCATCCTGCAATTCCTTCAAACTTTGACGTCAACGCTTCCTGGCCTTTTTACTCGTATGTTATTCTTTCCGTAAAAGGCAACGCACCCGAAAACGTCGCCGATGTTAAAAGCTATCTTATGCCCGACAGAACTTCCGCTCCAACCGAAGAAGAAGTTATAATAAGCTAA